One genomic segment of Pagrus major chromosome 13, Pma_NU_1.0 includes these proteins:
- the LOC141007289 gene encoding uncharacterized protein, with protein sequence MQAKEKISKKTGDFSLVLIVILHACQQEDNLEVSSKFGFGSGEVMYRENEDEVMSAPGVCSDGSSCRHMFAPLLRGRKSGSCVKHLRWLQIQLLVILLIVYYFVDLTVDVKGKEKDETEIKAWLIQVFQNNLESCGYNSANKQQHNSSCNINNVIKQQHNYSFNINNVIKQQHNYSYNSANKQQHNSSCNINNVIKQQHNSSCNINVIKQQHNSSCNINNDNRQQHNSSCNINNVIKQQHNSSCNINVIKQQHNSSCNINNDNRQQHNSSCNSNNVNRQQYNSSCNINVIKQQHNSSCNINNVTNHQHNCDQTGTWQWRTGQTNEEPKCQWKQTHSSNTNCVVMLKLKHSVPPCCVLRTLCAASKTSSDIQAVGRKADRTSQLQTECNSSPEEEKACIYNGPTGGSCIQSCRAILRFARQVPICAVSEALINVFQSEKQISYNGLVTRTAICGNSAVSDNPLNSPFTCHNGKTLALLLQESCVHRPPTTSSPNVTTAQPNTTTLSVNVTSPPLNTTTKALNTTNTTTSANITVTSPPLNTTTEALNTTNTTANANITVTSPPLNTTTEALNTTTTTASANITVTSPPLNTTTEALNTTTTTASANITVTTTLKNMTTTTANESVSTTQSADSQANALLDLTRDVSNLNSSQVEQLVSQLEDLLSGPTVSLALGNTSVHIVSNLLDASPEVLATSSNRIIGIVDTVGLKLVLDQPAETILSEAVALSVKTADGTNFQGTVFSISDPSNVQVRGDPRLRRSVRTDSTIPQGSIRLPPSLTQDLTSEEQQQASRVQFNFYQKSTVFQDRSLGERKLNSGILGASVANLSITGLQDDVIIHLRNTEPVPANFVAKCVFWDFTFNDGSGGWSSSGCFVRNSTDNETVCSCNHLTSFAILLDLSREPLTSRVQATILTFITYIGCGVSAIFLSITLLTYLAFGKLRKDIPSKILIQLCLALLMLNLVFLVDAWLALYPEAEGLCISTAWFLHYFLLATFTWMGLEAVHMYLALVKVFNSYISHYMVKFSLVGWGVPMIVVIIVIAIDKNNYGLVSYGRFADGTSDDFCWLKNDIAFYVAVVAYFCVIFLFNFVMFIVVLIQLCRIKRQNPHNSLHRSTLQDARSVAGITLLLGLTWGFAFFAWGPVNLAFMYLFAIFNSLQGFFIFVFHCAAKENVRRQWRTYLCCGRMRLAENSEWSRTATQKTMKKASVTRLTSLQSSKSNNSSSSSTFLVSESSEQINGIGSPFDDRTITADENPSSDVILNEINRQYRNQQAP encoded by the exons AGGGAGGAAGTCGGGCTCATGTGTCAAACATCTACGCTGGTTGCAGATACAGCTGCTGGTCATCCTACTGATAG TGTACTACTTTGTTGACCTTACTGTGGATGTCAAAGGAAAGGAGAAGGATGAAACTGAAATCAAGGCCTGG CTTATCCAGGTTTTCCAAAACAACCTGGAGAGCTGCGG CTACAACAGTGCTAACAAGCAACAACACAACTCCAGCTGCAACATCAACAACGTTATCAAGCAACAACACAACTACAGCTTCAACATCAACAACGTTATCAAGCAACAACACAACTACAGCTACAACAGTGCTAACAAGCAACAACACAACTCCAGCTGCAACATCAACAACGTTATCAAGCAACAACACAACTCCAGCTGCAATATCAACGTTATCAAGCAACAACACAACTCCAGCTGCAACATCAACAACGATAACAGGCAACAACACAACTCCAGCTGCAACATCAACAACGTTATCAAGCAACAACACAACTCCAGCTGCAATATCAACGTTATCAAGCAACAACACAACTCCAGCTGCAACATCAACAATGATAACAGGCAACAACACAACTCCAGCTGCAACAGCAACAACGTTAACAGGCAACAATACAACTCCAGCTGCAATATCAACGTTATCAAGCAACAACACAACTCCAGCTGCAACATCAACAACGTTACAAACCATCAGCACAACTGTGACCAAACAGGCACCTGGCAGTGGAGGACCGGTCAGACCAACGAAGAACCCAAATGCCAATGGAAACAGACGCATAGCTC AAACACCAACTGTGTTGTGATGCTGAAGCTGAAGCACAGTGTACCTCCATGTTGTGTCCTCCGTACGCTCTGTGCGGCCAGTAAGACTTCCTCCGACATCCAGGCGGTGGGGAGAAAAGCTGATAGAACCA GTCAACTACAAACTGAGTGCAACAGCAGTCCAGAAGAGGAGAAGGCCTGCATTTATAATGGTCCAACCGGTGGATCATG TATTCAAAGCTGCAGAGCGATTTTACGTTTTGCCCGTCAGGTTCCTATCTGTGCCGTGTCGGAGGCTTTGATTAATGTGTTTCAGTCTGAGAAACAAATCAGTTACAACGGACTGGTGACCCGAACAG CAATTTGTGGAAATTCAGCAGTCAGCGACAATCCACTAAACTCCCCGTTCACATG TCACAATGGAAAAACTTTGGCCTTGCTGCTGCAGGAGAGTTGTGTACACCGGCCGCCTACCACATCCAGCCCAAATGTCACCACCGCACAACCAAACACCACCACCTTGTCTGTGAATGTAACTTCACCCCCACTGAACACAACAACCAAAGCCCTGAataccaccaacaccaccactaGCGCTAACATCACAGTAACTTCACCCCCACTGAACACAACAACCGAAGCCCTGAATACCACCAACACCACCGCTAACGCTAACATCACAGTAACTTCACCCCCACTGAACACAACAACTGAAGCCCTGaataccaccaccaccaccgctaGCGCTAACATCACAGTAACTTCACCCCCACTGAACACAACAACTGAAGCCCTGaataccaccaccaccactgctaGCGCTAACATCACAGTGACAACAACACTCAAAAACATGACTACAACCACTGCAAATGAGTCTGTTTCTACCACCCAATCAG CTGACAGCCAAGCCAACGCACTGCTCGATCTGACCAGAGACGTGTCCAACCTGAACTCCAGCCAGGTGGAACAACTGGTGTCTCAGCTGGAGGATCTTTTGTCAGGCCCGACCGTCAGTCTGGCGCTGGGAAACACCTCCGTCCACATTGTCAGCAATCTACTGGACGCTTCTCCTGAGGTGCTGGCCACCTCCTCCAACAG GATCATAGGGATTGTTGATACAGTGGGGTTGAAGCTGGTCCTCGACCAACCGGCTGAGACCATCTTGTCTGAAGCTGTGGCTCTGTCTGTGAAAACAGCAGATGGTACTAACTTCCAGGGAACAGTTTTCTCCATCTCAGACCCCAGTAATGTCCAG GTCCGTGGGGATCCAAGGCTGAGAAGGAGTGTGCGAACAGACTCCACGATCCCTCAGGGCTCCATCAGGCTGCCCCCCTCTCTGACCCAGGACCTCAcctcagaggagcagcagcaggcctcCAGAGTCCAGTTCAATTTCTATCAGAAGAGCACAGTGTTCCAG GACAGATCACTGGGAGAACGTAAACTCAATAGTGGGATCCTGGGCGCGAGCGTGGCCAACCTATCAATCACAGGACTGCAGGATGATGTTATAATTCACCTGAGGAACACAGAGCCTGTTCCA GCTAATTTTGTGgctaaatgtgttttctgggaCTTTACATTCAACG ACGGATCAGGTGGTTGGAGTTCAAGTGGCTGTTTCGTCCGAAACAGCACAGACAACGAGACGGTCTGTAGCTGCAACCATTTAACCAGTTTTGCTATCTTGCTG GACCTCTCCAGAGAGCCTCTAACCAGTCGTGTCCAGGCCACCATCCTCACCTTCATCACATATATCGGCTGTGGAGTCTCTGCCATCTTCCTGTCAATCACTCTCCTCACCTACTTGGCCTTTGG GAAGTTGCGTAAAGACATTCCATCCAAAATCCTGATCCAGCTGTGCCTGGCCCTGCTGATGCTGAACCTGGTCTTCCTGGTGGACGCGTGGCTGGCGCTCTACCCGGAGGCCGAGGGCCTCTGCATCTCCACCGCCTGGTTCCTCCACTACTTCCTGCTGGCTACCTTCACCTGGATGGGACTTGAGGCGGTCCACATGTACCTGGCCCTTGTGAAAGTCTTCAACAGCTACATATCACACTACATGGTTAAGTTCTCACTGGTCGGCTGGGGTGTCCCGATGATTGTGGTCATTATTGTCATCGCGATAGACAAAAATAACTACGGCCTGGTCTCCTATGGGAGGTTTGCTGATGGCACCAGTGATGACTT CTGCTGGCTGAAAAATGACATCGCTTTCTATGTGGCAGTGGTGGCCTACTTCTGCGTCATTTTCCTGTTCAACTTCGTCATGTTCATCGTGGTGTTGATCCAGCTGTGTCGGATAAAGAGGCAGAACCCTCACAATTCGCTTCACCGCAGCACGCTGCAGGATGCGCGCAGTGTGGCGGGGATAACCCTCCTCCTGGGCCTCACTTGGGGCTTCGCCTTTTTTGCCTGGGGGCCCGTTAACCTGGCATTCATGTACCTCTTTGCCATTTTTAACTCCTTGCAAG gtttctttatatttgtgttCCACTGTGCGGCGAAAGAAAACGTGAGGAGGCAGTGGAGGACCTACCTGTGCTGCGGCAGGATGAGACTAGCAGAGAACTCAG aatGGAGTCGCACCGCAACACAGAAGACTATGAAGAAGGCATCAGTGACCAGACTGACATCTCTTCAGTCCTCAAAGTCCAACAACTCATCCAGCTCCTCGACTTTCCTGGTCAGTGAATCTTCAGAGCAGATTAACGGCATTG GAAGTCCATTTGATGACAGAACAATCACAGCTGATGAAAACCCCAGTTCGGATGTGATCCTCAACGAGATCAACAGGCAGTACAGAAACCAGCAAGCACCCTGA